GCTTTCTATTGAGGGTCTGGTACGGGATTCCCGTCTCGTCTGAGATAGAACGCTTCGACCACCCAGAGTCTTCGATAGCCTCTTGAACCTTTCAAGCGCTGGCCTCAGCCACCTCATGATTAATCATGACATCACCTTAATTGACTTATTGATCACTTGTCAAGTGTTGAAATACTCACTTTGATCAACTTGATTGATATGAATGCTGCTATGGTTGACATCATGGACAACCGACAGCGAGCGGATGAGTTCGCCTACTACGTCGCCCTCGAGCTCAAAGGAAAAATCACCAGCCACGGGAAGACCGCCAAGGCCACTGCCGAGGCCATCAGACGACCCACGGCAACCATGAATCGATGGCTAAATGGGAAACTCCCCCTCCCTCTCTCCGTTCTTTGTGAAGCGTGCGAATTCCTGGAAATCGACCCCACATCAGTCGTTCAAAATGCCTACGACAGGCTCGCAATTAGGCGCGGCGAACGAAACGGTAAGCAGTATGACGAAGACTCAAAGCTAATCGCGCTGGAAGAACAACAAGAGCTTGAGAATCTCAAACCATCTGTGTGGTAATTCATAACGCACTCCTTTCTTAACCGGCCCAACAGGCCGGGGTGGCTCATGTGATTGGGTGAGACGGGGTGGGGGAGGGTCAGGCCTAGGCTTCATGCCCTTTGATCGCGTTCATGTACGCGACGACATCCGCCGTGTCATAGACGACGGTCTTGGCGTTCGGCTTCACGTATACCGGCCCACCTTTCGAACCGCGAACACCGGCACGACGAGCCGCCCGCATCTCCTTCAACGACCGCACCGTCATCCCCGGAACCAAGTCACAGACCTGCTCCGGAGTCAGATAGACAGGAACGGCCACCACCTCCGGCGTCACAGCCACGGTCTTACTCACGACGCCACCTTCATGCCGATTCATGCCGACGCACTCGCCTGAGTGGATCGAGGCGCAGGGATGGCGCGGCTGGCACGGCGAGAAACTCATCCAGAGAGAGGCCGAACACCTGAGCGATCTGCTCGACCTCACTGAACTTGAACATGGTCCGGTTGTTCATACGACTGCCGATCCAAAACTGGTCCCGGCCCAGTTCTTCCGCTAGCCACCTCCGAGTCTTCCGTTGGGCCACCAGAAGAAGGCTGATGGCCGAGACCACCCCATCCTGGCTACTCTGATTGGTTTGCATACACCAAGCTTGGCGTGTACAAATAGGCTTGGTCAACACCAAGTCGGCAATTGACATGCAAGTAGCGCATATGCAAAGATCCTACGGTGGACCGCTACCCAGAAATGAGCCCATTCTCTGTCGCCCTCGCAGGGGCCTACAGGGGATTCATGAACGAAGCCCGAGTGACTGGAAAACAGATCGCCAAACAGCTCGGGCGCAATGCTGGCTATGTATCAGAGCGCATCAATGGGAAGCGCCCTTTGGATACGGAGGACGTGGATACGCTTGCCCTGCTTGCTGGAGGCGACTGGACTGGTCAGAACTTGATGATGGAACTCGTACGCCGCGCCAACGCGGCTCAGCATGCTGGGCGGCCAGCCACCCCTCCCAAGGTTCACGCATTGCCG
This genomic window from Leifsonia xyli subsp. cynodontis DSM 46306 contains:
- a CDS encoding transcriptional regulator, producing the protein MVDIMDNRQRADEFAYYVALELKGKITSHGKTAKATAEAIRRPTATMNRWLNGKLPLPLSVLCEACEFLEIDPTSVVQNAYDRLAIRRGERNGKQYDEDSKLIALEEQQELENLKPSVW